A window of the Salipiger sp. H15 genome harbors these coding sequences:
- a CDS encoding transcription termination/antitermination NusG family protein, with protein MSIFMSEQQWSAHAMVSPYLSLRVGDAVPIESSSAPIFEPGESAWYALLCRPQQERQAESWLAARDVYAFHPVTSRQTRVRGRVREYERRYLPGYIFARFNGVPLPHRVLTSPFLTGALCRSDGRWGVLGPKRLAALHEMRARDLRQEDELRAAKRKAAAARRVLVGDRAMFRAGPFEGFHCEVVEIDAVGGLKVRFELFGRENSVVTSPDSLVSLAEKES; from the coding sequence ATGAGCATCTTTATGTCGGAACAGCAGTGGAGTGCACACGCGATGGTCAGCCCCTATCTCAGCCTTCGAGTGGGCGACGCCGTCCCGATCGAGAGCAGCTCGGCCCCGATCTTCGAGCCGGGCGAAAGCGCTTGGTATGCGCTGCTCTGCCGCCCGCAGCAGGAGCGGCAGGCCGAGAGCTGGCTGGCGGCACGGGACGTCTACGCCTTCCATCCTGTCACGTCGCGGCAGACGCGGGTGCGCGGCCGGGTCCGCGAGTACGAGCGCCGGTATCTGCCGGGCTACATCTTCGCCCGCTTCAACGGCGTGCCACTGCCGCACCGCGTGCTGACCTCGCCCTTTCTCACGGGCGCGCTCTGCCGGTCTGACGGCCGGTGGGGCGTGCTCGGGCCGAAGCGCCTGGCCGCGCTGCATGAGATGCGCGCGCGGGACCTGCGGCAGGAGGATGAACTGCGCGCGGCAAAGCGGAAGGCGGCGGCAGCGCGGCGCGTGCTGGTGGGCGACAGGGCGATGTTCCGGGCCGGACCCTTCGAGGGCTTCCATTGCGAGGTGGTCGAGATCGACGCTGTGGGCGGGCTCAAGGTGCGCTTCGAGCTTTTCGGTCGCGAGAACTCGGTGGTGACTTCACCGGACAGTCTGGTGAGCTTGGCCGAGAAAGAAAGTTGA
- a CDS encoding helix-turn-helix transcriptional regulator, with the protein MLFHDQQCANWHSALQVPNDTLPNVPLGSLSRLMADDFRSALMWHMENQGTTIAELVSATGVSRDVINKLRARDGSSTTVENGMLLAAYYGKTLNEFIKRQEATSTSRLAALFSLLEPEEQRVVEAQIRGILSSHED; encoded by the coding sequence ATGCTGTTCCATGATCAGCAATGTGCCAATTGGCACTCTGCTTTGCAAGTGCCAAATGACACGTTGCCGAATGTGCCACTTGGCTCTTTAAGCAGGCTTATGGCTGATGATTTTCGCAGCGCCCTTATGTGGCACATGGAGAACCAGGGAACGACGATAGCGGAGCTGGTCTCGGCTACCGGCGTGTCTCGTGATGTCATAAACAAGCTGCGGGCGCGCGATGGCTCATCGACCACGGTCGAGAACGGGATGCTGTTAGCGGCCTATTACGGCAAAACTTTGAACGAATTCATTAAGCGCCAAGAAGCGACATCTACTAGCCGCCTCGCCGCGCTCTTCTCTCTGCTTGAGCCAGAAGAGCAGCGAGTTGTGGAAGCACAGATTCGTGGGATCCTTTCGTCGCACGAAGACTGA